The genomic window tttttgtttatctctattttgaacaaaataataatatttatatgaaatatataactgGGTAGttccaatattattaaataggatcaacaattctaaagtaaatttttattagattttactTGTTGCTGTAGTTATCCTGATATGCCCAAGTTTTATCACGTCCATTCAATTTGCTCACATTTAGTCTTAAAAAAAACCTGAACCTCTGGCTGCAGAGGAGCTGCATGCCGGTCATACACCACCACCAAAGTTACACATCCCTTTACAGAGACCACtaagtataataccaaaaaaagttcaagagtTCTGCGAATAACGACCCACCTTTTCAACCAGCGCTCACTTTCACAAGCTgtggtgtattataggatattgaaagggatccttgatgctcagggaagcggtgggtaatgatccacttTTTGAACCTACCATTATTTTGCACAGCCCGTGGGTGGGTGTGCATTACAGGATATCAAAAGGGATCCttaatgctcagggaagtggtggGTAATGATGCACTTTTACAACCTCGGtgtgttataatatattagaaggggttcttgatACTAAGGATAGTGATGGCAATATAGCAAATCACGAATATTAGAGCCAAGTCGATGCCAACAACTCCGAGTTCTACCGCTagttactaataaaaatataatcatacaataaatactttttattgaactttaaaaagtttaaataaattcgGGTACCATTGCtagctttttaataaatattttttttattttctccctaATTAATGATACCACTGCTCAAAACAATCCATGCGTACTTTAAATGCACACTTATCTGCCTTTTATGTTTTATCTCATGTCAACAAGTTTGCATTAATGAATTATAGTTAATTATCCATGGATTTCGTGTCAGACAAATGTGTTTATTAATACAGTACTTGGTTAATGTTAgctataaaaatttgataaccCTGAATAGTgatgaataacaaataaatatatattgatacattGGGTAACTTGAGAGGGAAATGCAGCCACCAAAGCAACTTCATTCCTTCAACTTTGCTAAAAATCTCTATGTAGGCAAATGCAGATAAATTACATAGTTAAAGGTactaaacattacaaaaaaagatcCATTTTGTGTAAAGGTTTTTATTacggatgtttaaaaaaaatgtaaataacgGATTAATTGGTGGATTTGTGGTTTATGAGCTTTTTCGCAATGAGTGTATTCTTCTTCTCTAACTTCgtctttctcttttttgtaactttttcatCTGATGTGACACTCACACCTTGAAATGATTTTGTGtcattgtttttattgactttCTTATAGAGGGAGAAGGACTTGACCTTGGGCTTGCTTTTAGATCCGGTCATAGCCGAATTCTTGGTCATTTTCCTATTCACTAACGTTTTTGGTCGATTTGAGGATCTCATAACTCgtattttccttccttttagTTCAGTGTGATTTAGCTCCAATGCGTTTAGAACTCCATCTGAGTCCATAAAATTGATAAAGCCAAACCCTTTCCCTATACCTGTCGACTTGTCACGAACAAGTCGTATGTTTGAAACTGCTCCACAAACTAGAAAATGAGAGCGTAGCTCCTCTTCGTTCACAGAAAAGTCCAAATTACCAACAAAAACCGCCTTTTTTTGATCTACTTTGTCCTTTAGAGCAATATCAATTCtgaaattaatttgaaacaatagaaagtaatgaaattaatttgaaacaatCGAAAGTAATGAAAttacattgaataatataatattaatttttatctcagAGTTTACCTTAGTGTTTTATCATTATAGACAGTACCGTTCAGTTTGGTGGCACTCTCTGCCTCTTCAGGAGTTTTAAACCTAATGTATGCAAGGAAATTATCACGGGATTCGTGATGAAGCTTCCTAATAacagttactttttttaacgtttttgGATCTGGTCGTGCAGCTCCTCGAAATCGAACACATTCAATGGAGCCAAAGGGTTTAAATAACCGATACAGATCTTTTTTCTTTGCCTTGATGCAGAGATTACCAATGAATAGTGTTCGTTTTTCTTTCTCAGGATCCATTTCAAACTCTTTGGCGTCCTCCAATTGGGCTTTCCGTTTTAGACTTGGAGTGACTGGTTGAGGCTCTCCTTCCAAAACTTCATCATCATCCTTCACTTCCTCATTAGTCATCACATcatgatttttcttatttgtggAGCCCGTCAATGGGCATGGGAGAGAAGCCTCCTTCTGTTTATTACTTGTTGCAAATAGAGACTTGAATGGAAGATCATCATTACCCGAAATTAGTTGGGAGAGTGCACCCACTGTATAACCAGGACTCTCAACCACATCCTTTTTAGTCTTTTTCCCCATGATGATtcgaaattaattaaatttcaatacgGATATATTCAATAGATGGAGATTGCAGAgcttattttctacaaaataacttataattttggTTTATAATATCAGACAGCAGCGCacgtgttgtttttttgtagtattatgacgtcatacacaaacaaaacaaatc from Lepeophtheirus salmonis chromosome 1, UVic_Lsal_1.4, whole genome shotgun sequence includes these protein-coding regions:
- the LOC121130127 gene encoding RNA-binding protein 34; amino-acid sequence: MGKKTKKDVVESPGYTVGALSQLISGNDDLPFKSLFATSNKQKEASLPCPLTGSTNKKNHDVMTNEEVKDDDEVLEGEPQPVTPSLKRKAQLEDAKEFEMDPEKEKRTLFIGNLCIKAKKKDLYRLFKPFGSIECVRFRGAARPDPKTLKKVTVIRKLHHESRDNFLAYIRFKTPEEAESATKLNGTVYNDKTLRIDIALKDKVDQKKAVFVGNLDFSVNEEELRSHFLVCGAVSNIRLVRDKSTGIGKGFGFINFMDSDGVLNALELNHTELKGRKIRVMRSSNRPKTLVNRKMTKNSAMTGSKSKPKVKSFSLYKKVNKNNDTKSFQGVSVTSDEKVTKKRKTKLEKKNTLIAKKLINHKSTN